ATCTTGACCAGCCCCCTCTTGTGGAGGTCGGTGAGCTTGTCTATGAGTGGATTAAGCCTTTCCCTCGCCACAATGCCTCTCTCATCGATTCTATCAGCAAGCCTCCTCAGATCTGCTCTGAAGACCCTCTCGTTCGGCACTTAAGAGCGCCATAGCGATAACTTTTAGGTTTTACCCGGACCTGCCGTGAGTTAGGTGTGTTGGATGGGAAGCGGTCGAGGGGTCAGCTGATCGAAATTATCTTATACGCGCACCCCGTTTCTCCGGAGATGATTCCATGCAAAGGACCAGGATAGTGGCCACGATAGGACCCTCATCCTCTCAGCTGGACGTGCTGAAGGGCATGATAAGCGAGGGCATGAGCGTGGCCAGGCTGAACTTCTCCCACGGAACCATGAGCGAGAAGTCGGAGCAGATAGATCTGATAAGGCTGGCCTCAAGCGAGCTGGGGGCGAGGATCGGGATAATGTCGGATCTTCAG
The sequence above is drawn from the Candidatus Korarchaeota archaeon NZ13-K genome and encodes:
- a CDS encoding pyruvate kinase (catalyzes the formation of phosphoenolpyruvate from pyruvate) produces the protein MQRTRIVATIGPSSSQLDVLKGMISEGMSVARLNFSHGTMSEKSEQIDLIRLASSELGARIGIMSDLQ